The following proteins are encoded in a genomic region of Rattus rattus isolate New Zealand chromosome 2, Rrattus_CSIRO_v1, whole genome shotgun sequence:
- the Irf2bp1 gene encoding interferon regulatory factor 2-binding protein 1, with amino-acid sequence MASVQASRRQWCYLCDLPKMPWAMVWDFSEAVCRGCVNFEGADRIELLIDAARQLKRSHVLPEGRSPGPPALKHPTSKDLASTGSQGSQLPPPQAQAQPSGTGGSVSGPDRYDRATSSSRLALPSPALEYTLGSRLANGLGREEAVAEGARRALLGSIPSLMPPGLLAAAVSGLGGRALTLAPGLSPARPLFGSDFEKEKQQRNADCLAELNEAMRGRAEEWHGRPKAVREQLLALSACAPFNVRFKKDHGLVGRVFAFDATARPPGYEFELKLFTEYPCGSGNVYAGVLAVARQMFHDALREPGKALASSGFKYLEYERRHGSGEWRQLGELLTDGVRSFREPAPAEALPQQYPEPAPAALCGPPPRAPSRNLAPTPRRRKASPEPEGETAGKMTTEEQQQRHWVAPGGPYSTETPGVPSPIAALKNVAEALGHSPKDPGGGGGSVRAGGASPAASSTTQPPTQHRLVARNGEAEVSPTAGAEAVSGGGSGTGATPGAPLCCTLCRERLEDTHFVQCPSVPGHKFCFPCSREFIKAQGPAGEVYCPSGDKCPLVGSSVPWAFMQGEIATILAGDIKVKKERDP; translated from the coding sequence ATGGCGTCCGTGCAAGCGTCCCGCCGCCAGTGGTGCTACCTGTGCGACCTGCCCAAGATGCCGTGGGCCATGGTGTGGGACTTCAGCGAGGCCGTGTGCCGCGGGTGCGTGAATTTCGAGGGCGCGGACCGCATCGAGCTGCTCATCGACGCTGCCCGCCAGCTCAAGCGCAGCCACGTGCTCCCCGAGGGCCGCTCGCCCGGACCCCCGGCTCTCAAGCACCCGACCTCCAAGGACCTGGCCTCCACGGGCTCCCAGGGCTCCCAGTTGCCACCCCCGCAGGCCCAGGCGCAGCCATCGGGGACCGGAGGTAGCGTCTCAGGCCCGGACCGCTATGACAGGGCTACTTCATCCAGCCGCCTGGCGCTGCCTTCGCCGGCTTTGGAGTACACCCTGGGGTCCCGCTTGGCCAACGGGCTGGGCCGGGAGGAGGCCGTGGCGGAAGGGGCACGCAGGGCTTTGCTTGGCTCCATCCCCAGCCTGATGCCCCCCGGGCTGCTGGCAGCTGCAGTGTCTGGCCTCGGAGGCCGAGCTCTGACGCTGGCACCTGGCTTAAGCCCCGCTCGTCCACTTTTCGGCTCCGATTTcgagaaggagaagcagcagaggaatGCGGACTGTTTGGCAGAACTGAACGAGGCCATGCGGGGCCGGGCGGAGGAGTGGCATGGGCGTCCCAAGGCTGTAAGGGAACAGCTACTGGCGCTGTCTGCCTGTGCCCCTTTCAATGTCCGATTCAAGAAGGACCATGGGCTGGTGGGACGGGTGTTTGCCTTTGATGCCACTGCCCGCCCACCTGGCTATGAGTTTGAGCTGAAGCTCTTCACCGAGTATCCCTGTGGTTCTGGCAATGTGTACGCGGGGGTCCTTGCAGTGGCTCGCCAGATGTTTCATGATGCTCTTCGAGAGCCAGGGAAGGCCCTGGCCTCATCAGGCTTCAAGTACCTCGAATATGAACGCCGCCACGGCTCAGGGGAATGGCGCCAGTTAGGAGAGCTACTTACGGATGGGGTCCGAAGCTTCCGAGAGCCTGCTCCTGCGGAGGCCCTGCCCCAGCAGTACCCAGAACCGGCCCCTGCTGCTCTGTGTGGCCCACCACCGAGAGCCCCATCCCGGAACCTGGCGCCCACGCCACGACGTCGCAAAGCATCCCCTGAGCCCGAGGGCGAGACAGCTGGGAAGATGACCACCGAGGAGCAGCAACAGCGGCACTGGGTGGCACCAGGCGGTCCATACTCTACAGAGACCCCTGGTGTGCCTTCACCTATTGCTGCCCTTAAGAATGTGGCGGAGGCTCTGGGCCACTCACCCAAGGACCCTGGTGGGGGTGGAGGCTCTGTCCGTGCAGGGGGTGCTAGCCCTGCAGCTTCCTCCACGACCCAGCCACCAACCCAGCATCGTCTAGTGGCACGCAATGGAGAGGCAGAAGTCAGTCCCACGGCCGGGGCTGAAGCTGTCAGCGGGGGTGGTAGCGGCACAGGGGCGACCCCTGGAGCCCCCTTGTGCTGTACCCTGTgcagagaaaggctggaagacacCCACTTCGTGCAGTGTCCCTCGGTACCCGGACACAAGTTCTGCTTTCCTTGCTCCCGAGAGTTCATCAAGGCACAGGGTCCAGCTGGAGAGGTGTACTGCCCCAGTGGAGACAAATGCCCACTGGTGGGTTCCTCTGTCCCCTGGGCCTTCATGCAGGGCGAGATCGCTACCATCCTTGCTGGTGACATCAAGGTCAAGAAAGAAAGGGACCCCTAG